In Vigna unguiculata cultivar IT97K-499-35 chromosome 3, ASM411807v1, whole genome shotgun sequence, a single genomic region encodes these proteins:
- the LOC114175118 gene encoding mitotic spindle checkpoint protein MAD1 isoform X4, which yields MILRTPPPSKRPRGGGDADGDGNGQLVIYEDPPESSQEPSASEHMLCTYQCRQMVKSDFIEALNKAENQARDYQSKFETLEDNFQKVESERKKFVDQFLYAEQELAAAKGREQALQEQLLKEVTESQERLRKQIQLNSELQVKLQNEMNLRKTAESHASSAEEKMTSLEGKLGHLAESIEREKKRLHDEHSQLKSDSKLSISRISANLEQMECRANNAEREAELLKEQLKHLKGQLNECLHQKIELEKKVSSLMFQEVASTESNVLVKHLQQELRNYESEVREARKLRSSHENIDLLKEKLIEEKSHRERAESELSKLQDIQLNMKKLEDQISSWRMMITDIPGVTCFEDLPVKFAALQKEVIYSTQKEGEITARLKQMEVALDAIEIGKKNAEAEAALAKEKAEVLISEIKRIELMLAVVTEERDKLRNGASKNVETLDASKNEPESFLTKKDDCIKELESTLHDQRLINSRQLEEIKLLNEKLHSEARRVKSLERESDRLRSEISLLEAKLGHGDFSAANTKVLRMVNTLTVDNEAKQTIEALQTELQKTKDKLKAVEELKSQSGEGGKLVDSYISDKMLKLKEQIATLEKREERYKTVFADRISVFRRACCELFGYKIVMDEHHRPNGIPVTRFTLQSIYAQSDDEKLEFEYESGNTNILANHYTSLPEVSRQQVAWHNHKLWS from the exons atgattCTGAGAACTCCACCGCCGTCGAAGAGGCCACGCGGCGGCGGCGATGCGGACGGCGACGGCAATGGACAGCTGGTCATCTACGAGGATCCGCCGGAGTCATCCCAGGAACCCTCGGCTTCGGAGCACATGCTCTGCACCTATCAGTGTCGCCAGATG GTCAAATCAGATTTTATTGAAGCCTTAAACAAAGCTGAAAATCAAGCTCGTGATTATCAATCAAAATTTGAGACATTGGAGGATAATTTCCAAAAAGTTG AATCCGAGAGGAAGAAATTTGTGGACCAATTCTTATATGCGGAACAGGAGCTTGCAGCTGCAAAAGGGCGTGAACAGGCACTCCAGGAACAACTTTTGAAGGAGGTCACTGAGTCTCAAGAACgattaagaaaacaaatccAATTGAACAGCGAACTCCAG GTAAAGCTCCAAAATGAGATGAACCTTCGCAAAACAGCCGAGTCTCATGCTTCTTCAGCAGAGGAGAAAATGACATCTTTAGAAGGAAAGCTAGGCCATCTCGCAGAAAGTATAGAAAGGGAAAAAAAGCGACTTCATGATGAGCATTCACAACTGAAAAGTGACTCAAAGTTATCTATTTCTAGAATATCTGCCAAC CTTGAACAAATGGAATGCAGAGCTAATAATGCTGAGAGAGAAGCAGAGCTGCTAAAAGAACAGCTGAAACATCTTAAGGGTCAACTTAATGAG TGTTTGCACCAGAAGATTGAACTTGAAAAAAAAGTATCTAGTTTAATGTTTCAAGAAGTTGCTTCTACAGAGAGTAATGTTTTAGTCAAGCATTTGCAACAGGAGCTTCGGAACTAT GAATCCGAAGTTAGGGAAGCACGAAAACTTAGATCAAGTCATGAGAACATTGACCTTTTGAAGGAGAAATTAATAGAGGAAAAGAGTCACCGGGAAAGGGCAGAATCAGAGCTATCCAAGTTACAAGATATCCAGTTAAACATGAAAAAGTTGGAGGATCAAATATCATCATGGAGAATGATGATTACAGACATACCTGGTGTGACATGTTTTGAGGACTTGCCTGTTAAATTTGCAGCTTTACAGAA AGAAGTCATTTATAGTACACAGAAAGAGGGCGAGATAACTGCTCGCTTGAAACAAATGGAGGTGGCTCTAGATGCTATTgaaattggtaaaaaaaatgCTGAAGCTGAGGCTGCGTTGGCTAAAGAGAAAGCAGAAGTATTGATATCAGAAATTAAACGAATTGAATTAATG CTTGCTGTTGTTACTGAGGAAAGAGATAAATTAAGAAATGGTGCTTCCAAGAATGTTGAAACTCTGGATGCATCAAAAAAT GAACCTGAATCATTTCTTACGAAGAAAGATGATTGCATTAAAGAATTAGAAAGTACGTTGCATGATCAGAGATTGATTAATAGTCGTCAGTTAGAGGAAATAAAGTTACTTAATGAAAAGTTGCACAGTGAAGCAAGAAGAGTGAAGTCATTGGAGAGGGAGAGTGACCGACTCCGATCAGAGATTTCATTACTAGAGGCAAAG TTGGGTCACGGTGATTTTTCTGCTGCTAATACAAAAGTTCTGCGTATGGTAAATACACTTACTGTTGATAATGAGGCCAAACAAACTATAGAGGCACTGCAAACAGAGCTGCAAAAAACAAAAGACAAGTTAAAAGCTGTGGAAGAATTGAAAAGTCAATCAG GAGAAGGAGGAAAGCTAGTAGATAGCTACATATCGGATAAGATGTTGAAACTAAAAGAGCAAATTGCAACACTTGAAAAACGAGAAGAAAG ATACAAGACTGTGTTTGCAGACCGAATCTCAGTTTTCCGGAGGGCATGCTGTGAGCTTTTTGGTTACAAG ATTGTGATGGATGAACACCATCGACCAAATGGAATACCGGTCACACGATTTACCTTGCAATCCATTTATGCACAAAGTGATGATGAGAAGCTTGAATTTGAATATGAATCGGGGAATACTAACATTTTG GCAAATCATTATACATCTCTGCCCGAGGTTTCTCGTCAG CAGGTGGCATGGCACAACCACAAACTATGGAGCTGA